In Musa acuminata AAA Group cultivar baxijiao chromosome BXJ2-3, Cavendish_Baxijiao_AAA, whole genome shotgun sequence, the following proteins share a genomic window:
- the LOC135608373 gene encoding histone H4, with the protein MSGRGKGGKGLGKGGAKRHRKVLRDNIQGITKPAIRRLARRGGVKRISGLIYEETRGVLKIFLENVIRDAVTYTEHARRKTVTAMDVVYALKRQGRTLYGFGG; encoded by the coding sequence ATGTCGGGACGCGGGAAGGGAGGGAAGGGTTTGGGGAAGGGCGGGGCGAAGCGGCATCGGAAGGTGCTGCGGGACAACATTCAGGGGATCACGAAGCCGGCGATCCGGCGACTGGCCCGGCGGGGTGGGGTGAAGCGCATCTCGGGGCTCATCTACGAGGAGACCCGCGGCGTGCTCAAGATCTTCCTGGAGAACGTCATCCGCGACGCCGTCACCTACACGGAGCACGCCCGCCGCAAGACCGTCACCGCCATGGACGTCGTCTACGCCCTCAAGCGCCAGGGCCGCACCCTTTACGGCTTCGGCGGATAG
- the LOC103980012 gene encoding aspartate carbamoyltransferase, chloroplastic, whose product MASSTLSAPVMQKGIHGWNPCARISSNARVNSHRTLNCPLSMSTVRKPLFFRAHPSSINPPHVSASQRYSLDTKKFPVSCAGKFQLDDVIESQQFDTDILNGIFEVAFEMEKIEKNSPGSNILKGYLMATLFYEPSTRTRLSFESAMKRLGGEVLTTENAREFSSAAKGETLEDTIRTVEGYSDIIILRHFEGGAAKRAASTATIPVINAGDGPGQHPTQALLDVYTIKREIGRLDGISLGLVGDLANGRTVRSLAYLIAKYKKVKIYFVAPDVVKMKDDIKDYLTSMGVEWEESSDLLEVASKCDVVYQTRIQKERFGERIDLYEAARGKYIVDKKVLDVLPKHAVIMHPLPRLDEITVDVDGDPRAAYFRQAKNGLYIRMALLKLLLLGW is encoded by the exons ATGGCTTCCTCCACTCTGTCGGCTCCCGTCATGCAGAAAGGCATCCATGGTTGGAATCCATGTGCAAGGATTTCGAGCAATGCTCGCGTGAATTCCCATCGAACACTTAATTGCCCTCTTTCGATGAGCACCGTCAGAAAACCACTCTTTTTCCGAGCACATCCTTCTTCCATTAATCCACCACATGTCAGCGCCAGTCAGCGCTATTCGCTTGATACCAAAAAGTTTCCTGTTTCATGTGCCGGCAAGTTTCAACTCGATGATGTCATTGAATCTCAACAATTTGATACGGATATTCTGAATGGAATATTTGAGGTAGCCTTTGAGATGGAAAAAATTGAGAAGAATTCACCGGGGAGCAATATACTGAAAGGATATCTCATGGCTACTCTATTTTATGAACCATCGACTCGGACTAGACTTTCGTTTGAGTCTGCCATGAAAAGATTAGGTGGAGAAGTTTTGACTACGGAAAATGCACGAGAATTTTCTTCCGCCGCAAAAGGAGAAACTCTTGAAG ATACTATAAGGACAGTTGAAGGTTATTCAGATATAATCATTCTGAGACACTTTGAAGGTGGAGCTGCTAAGCGGGCAGCTTCTACAGCCACTATTCCTGTAATAAATGCTGGGGATGGTCCAGGTCAGCATCCAACACAG GCTTTATTGGATGTGTACACCATCAAAAGAGAAATAGGTAGACTAGATGGAATATCACTTGGTTTGGTCGGCGATCTTGCGAATGGAAGAACCGTTAGATCACTGGCATATCTGATAGCCAAGTATAAAAAAGTAAAGATCTACTTTGTTGCACCAGATGTTGTGAAGATGAAG GATGATATCAAAGACTACTTGACATCCATGGGTGTTGAATGGGAAGAAAGCTCAGATCTACTGGAAGTTGCTTCAAAGTGCGATGTTGTTTATCAAACTCGCATTCAGAAAGAAAGATTTGGTGAGAGGATAGACCTTTATGAAGCAGCTCGTGGTAAGTACATAGTGGACAAAAAGGTGTTAGATGTGCTTCCAAAGCATGCCGTTATCATGCATCCTCTCCCAAGACTCGATGAG ATAACTGTGGATGTTGATGGTGATCCTAGAGCTGCATATTTCAGACAAGCCAAGAATGGCCTCTACATTCGAATGGCTCTATTGAAGCTGCTGCTGCTTGGCTGGTGA
- the LOC135608374 gene encoding D-3-phosphoglycerate dehydrogenase 3, chloroplastic-like, with amino-acid sequence MAGALLAPLPSAAAPEAFLRPSATTPALYSFSSSSFRFARSRSPFLGLRLSYPTNHWTPALRRRSAGRGLRIEAAARPTVLVAEKLGEAGLALLRKFANVDCSYNLSLEELCAKISLCDALIVRSGTKVTPEVFEASKGRLKVVGRAGVGIDNVDLQAATESGCLVVNAPAANTVAAAEHGIALLVALARNVAQADASMKAGKWQRNKYVGVSLVGKTLAVMGFGKVGSEVARRAKGLGMNVIAHDPYAPADRARAIGVELVSFDEAISTADFISLHMPLTPTTAKLFNDETFAKVKKGVRIINVARGGVIDEDALVRALDNGTVAQAALDVFTVEPPPKDSKLVMHENVTVTPHLGASTVEAQEGVAVEIAEAVIGALKGELAATAVNAPMVPAEVLSELGPCVILAEKLGRLAVQLVAGGSGIKGVKVVYTSARDPDDLDTRILRAMITKGIIEPISSVFINIVNADYTAKQRGLRISEERIYRDSSLEAPLDSIQIHLTNVESKFASALSDSGDIVVEGRVKDGIPRLTLVGSFSVDVSLEGNAILCRNVDQPGNIGRVGKILGEQNVNISFMSVGRTAPRKQAIMAIGVDEEPDKETLKKIGEIPAIKEFVFLKL; translated from the exons ATGGCCGGAGCTCTTCTCGCTCCCCTgccctccgccgccgcccctgAAGCCTTCCTCCGGCCCTCCGCCACCACCCCTGCCCTctactccttctcctcttcctccttccgttTTGCTCGCTCTCGTTCACCTTTCCTCGGCCTCCGCCTCTCCTACCCCACCAACCACTGGACCCCGGCGCTCCGCAGACGGAGCGCTGGACGGGGACTTCGGATTGAGGCGGCGGCACGGCCGACAGTTCTGGTGGCCGAGAAGCTCGGGGAGGCCGGGCTGGCTCTGCTTCGGAAGTTCGCCAACGTGGACTGCTCGTACAACCTCTCGCTCGAGGAGCTTTGCGCTAAGATCTCGCTCTGCGATGCGCTGATCGTGCGGAGCGGGACCAAGGTGACGCCGGAGGTGTTTGAGGCCTCCAAGGGGCGGCTCAAAGTGGTGGGCAGGGCCGGGGTGGGGATCGACAATGTGGACCTCCAGGCTGCCACCGAGAGCGGGTGCCTCGTCGTCAACGCGCCCGCCGCGAACACGGTCGCCGCTGCCGAGCACGGGATCGCACTGCTTGTCGCTTTGGCGAGGAACGTCGCACAGGCTGACGCCTCCATGAAGGCCG GTAAATGGCAACGCAACAAATATGTTGGTGTCTCTCTGGTAGGAAAGACTTTAGCAGTAATGGGATTTGGGAAAGTTGGTTCAGAAGTTGCTAGACGAGCAAAAGGATTAGGGATGAACGTGATTGCTCATGATCCATATGCGCCTGCTGATAGAGCCCGTGCAATTGGAGTAGAGCTTGTATCATTTGATGAAGCAATATCCACTGCAGACTTCATATCGCTCCACATGCCACTGACTCCTACTACTGCAAAGCTTTTCAACGATGAAACATTTGCAAAAGTGAAAAAAGGAGTGAGAATCATTAATGTTGCCAGGGGTGGAGTTATTGATGAAGATGCCCTGGTCAGAGCACTTGATAATGGGACAGTTGCTCAG GCAGCACTTGATGTATTCACTGTAGAGCCACCACCAAAAGACAGTAAACTGGTGATGCATGAGAATGTTACTGTCACTCCTCACCTTGGAGCTAGTACTGTGGAGGCTCAG GAAGGTGTAGCTGTAGAAATAGCAGAGGCTGTTATTGGGGCATTGAAGGGTGAACTTGCTGCTACTGCTGTGAATGCCCCCATGGTTCCAGCTGAG GTTCTTTCTGAGCTAGGCCCTTGTGTTATCCTGGCAGAGAAGCTGGGCAGGCTTGCTGTCCAGCTAGTAGCTGGTGGAAGTGGCATCAAGGGGGTTAAGGTTGTGTACACATCAGCACGTGACCCTGATGACTTGGACACGAGGATTCTTCGTGCTATGATCACAAAGGGAATAATCGAACCCATATCCAGTGTCTTCATCAACATCGTCAATGCGGATTATACTGCCAAACAGAGAGGTCTCCGCATCAGTGAAGAGAGGATTTATCGTGACAGCTCTCTTGAGGCCCCTCTCGACTCGATCCAGATTCATCTGACAAATGTAGAGTCTAAATTCGCCAGTGCCTTGTCTGATTCTGGTGATATAGTGGTGGAAGGAAGGGTGAAGGATGGCATACCGCGCCTTACCCTTGTAGGGTCTTTCAGTGTGGATGTAAGCCTTGAAGGGAATGCAATATTGTGCAGGAATGTTGATCAGCCTGGTAACATTGGACGGGTAGGAAAAATTCTTGGAGAGCAGAATGTGAACATCAGCTTTATGAGTGTGGGTAGGACTGCACCAAGGAAACAGGCCATAATGGCAATTGGTGTCGATGAGGAGCCAGATAAGGAAACTCTCAAGAAGATTGGTGAAATACCAGCTATCAAAGAGTTTGTGTTCCTTAAGCTATAG
- the LOC135608375 gene encoding probable xyloglucan glycosyltransferase 5 — MAPSLDFSDWWAKEIRSGTPVVVTMQNPNYSVLEVDGPGAAAFRPADKGRGRNAKQVTWVLLLKAHRAVGCVAWLAAGLWSLLGALKKRVFFGQGFSTESDKPGKGRLLFRFLRGFLVLSIAMLALEMIAYWKGWHFKKPNLQLPESLHMPETTEIQVWMHNAYLCWLAFRSNYIAYPIQVLSNFCIVLFMIQSLDRMILCLGCFWIKLKKIKPTIDSESFKADDVESSGSEYPMVLIQIPMCNEREVYEQSISAACQIDWPRDRVLVQVLDDSNDETIMLLIRAEVSKWSQRGVNIVYRHRLVRTGYKAGNLKSAMSCDYVKDYEFVAIFDADFTPNPDFLKKTIPHFKGNPELGLVQARWSFVNKDENLLTRLQNINLCFHFEVEQQVNGVFLNFFGFNGTAGVWRIKALEDSGGWLERTTVEDMDIAVRAHLNGWKFIFLNDVKVLCEVPESYEAYRKQQHRWHSGPMQLFRLCLPAILKSKISVWKKANLILLFFLLRKLILPFYSFTLFCVILPLSMFVPEAELPLWVICYIPVIMSFLNILPAPRSFPFIVPYLLFENTMSVTKFNAMVVGLFQLGSSYEWIVTKKAGRSSESDLLVAAERCSKPVGHLQLHRGVSMSELMELNKLKDQQEEAPPPPPAKRGNQLYKKELALALLLLTAAVRSLLSAQGIHFYFLLFQGVSFLLVGLDLIGEQMV, encoded by the exons ATGGCCCCAAGCTTGGATTTTTCGGATTGGTGGGCGAAGGAGATCCGAAGCGGCACGCCGGTGGTCGTGACGATGCAGAATCCCAACTACTCGGTCCTCGAGGTCGACGGCCCCGGCGCTGCCGCTTTCCGGCCGGCGGACAAGGGCCGGGGAAGGAACGCAAAGCAAGTCACTTGGGTCTTGCTGCTCAAGGCCCATCGAGCTGTCGGCTGCGTTGCCTGGTTGGCTGCTGGCCTTTGGTCGCTGCTCGGCGCCCTCAAGAAGAGGGTGTTCTTCGGGCAAGGATTCTCCACGGAGAGCGATAAGCCTGGCAAGGGCAGGTTACTGTTCAGGTTCCTCAGGGGCTTCTTGGTCCTCTCGATCGCCATGCTCGCACTCGAGATGATTGCCTACTGGAAGGGGTGGCACTTCAAGAAGCCTAACTTGCAGTTGCCGGAGAGCTTGCATATGCCTGAAACCACCGAGATCCAGGTGTGGATGCACAATGCCTACCTCTGTTGGCTTGCATTCAGATCCAACTATATCGCCTATCCGATTCAGGTCTTGTCAAACTTCTGCATCGTTCTCTTCATGATACAATCATTGGATCGAATGATCCTGTGTCTTGGGTGCTTCTGGATCAAGCTGAAGAAGATCAAGCCAACCATAGACAGTGAATCGTTCAAAGCAGATGATGTAGAAAGTTCAGGATCTGAGTACCCCATGGTGCTAATCCAGATTCCAATGTGCAATGAGAGAGAG GTATATGAGCAATCTATTTCTGCTGCGTGCCAGATTGATTGGCCAAGAGACCGTGTTCTAGTTCAAGTTCTTGATGACTCGAATGATGAGACAATCATGCTCTTAATTAGAGCAGAGGTGTCTAAGTGGAGTCAACGAGGTGTCAACATTGTCTATCGGCATCGTTTAGTCCGAACTGGTTATAAAGCTGGAAATCTGAAGTCTGCTATGAGTTGTGACTATGTTAAAGACTATGAATTTGTTGCTATATTTGATGCTGACTTCACACCCAACCCAGATTTCCTTAAGAAGACTATTCCACATTTTAAG GGAAATCCCGAGCTTGGGCTGGTTCAGGCCAGATGGAGCTTCGTAAATAAGGATGAAAACCTGCTTACCCGACTCCAAAACATTAATCTCTGCTTCCATTTTGAAGTCGAGCAGCAGGTGAATGGTGTTTTCTTGAACTTCTTTGGCTTTAATGGGACTGCGGGTGTGTGGAGAATCAAAGCTTTGGAGGACTCTGGAGGTTGGCTGGAGCGGACAACTGTGGAAGATATGGACATTGCCGTACGTGCACATCTCAATGGTTGGAAGTTCATCTTCCTCAACGATGTCAAG GTGCTGTGTGAAGTGCCCGAATCTTATGAGGCTTACCGAAAACAGCAGCACAGATGGCACTCTGGTCCAATGCAATTATTCCGTCTATGCCTTCCAGCCATCTTAAAATCCAAG ATATCTGTGTGGAAGAAGGCTAATTTAATCCTGCTCTTTTTCCTCTTGAGAAAGCTAATCCTCCCATTTTATTCTTTCACATTGTTTTGTGTAATTCTACCACTATCCATGTTTGTACCTGAGGCTGAGCTACCTCTCTGGGTAATCTGCTATATCCCTGTTATTATGTCGTTCCTAAACATTCTACCAGCCCCAAGATCCTTCCCTTTCATTGTTCCTTACCTTCTCTTTGAGAACACCATGTCGGTGACCAAGTTCAACGCTATGGTAGTCGGTCTATTCCAACTGGGGAGTTCGTACGAATGGATTGTCACAAAGAAGGCAGGAAGGTCATCAGAATCTGATCTGTTGGTGGCAGCTGAAAGATGCTCGAAGCCTGTAGGCCATTTGCAACTACATAGGGGGGTTTCAATGAGCGAGCTCATGGAGCTGAACAAATTGAAGGATCAGCAAGAagaagctcctcctcctcctcctgcaaaGAGGGGAAACCAGCTTTACAAGAAGGAATTAGCTCTTGCTCTTCTCCTCCTCACTGCTGCAGTCAGAAGTCTGCTCTCTGCCCAAGGGATTCACTTCTACTTCCTGCTCTTTCAAGGAGTATCATTTCTTCTCGTGGGTCTTGATCTAATAGGGGAGCAAATGGTCTGA
- the LOC135606600 gene encoding tetraspanin-7-like isoform X2, whose product MVRLSNGLIGALNVITLMLSIPILGGGIWLTQRAATDCERFLDVPLVALGVFAFLISLAGCVGAYFRNSCLLWLYLVVMLLLIILLVCFTLFAFVVTNKGASHAVSGRGFPEYRLGDYSHWLQRRVESAKNWRSIRSCLVQGKLCKSLQNQNQTWDQFIDDNLSPIQSGCCKPPSACNFTYINGTAWTKPPGFYSSDLPDCNSWQNDPSTLCYDCQSCKAGVLANLKHDWKKIAIINFVLLIFLVVIYLIGCCAFRNDKDVYC is encoded by the exons ATGGTGCGGTTGAGCAACGGCCTCATCGGGGCGCTTAACGTCATCACGCTGATGCTGTCAATCCCCATCCTCGGCGGTGGCATTTGGCTGACCCAGCGCGCTGCCACTGACTGCGAGAGGTTCCTGGACGTGCCCCTCGTCGCGCTCGGCGTCTTCGCCTTCCTCATCTCCCTCGCGGGCTGCGTCGGCGCCTACTTCCGCAACTCCTGCCTCTTATGGCTCTACCTCGTCGTCATGCTCCTCCTCATCATCCTCCTCGTCTGCTTCACCCTCTTCGCCTTCGTCGTCACCAACAAGGGCGCCAGCCACGCCGTCTCCGGCCGCGGGTTCCCGGAGTACCGCCTCGGCGACTACTCCCATTGGCTCCAGAGGAGGGTGGAGAGCGCCAAGAACTGGAGGAGCATCAGGAGCTGCTTGGTGCAGGGCAAGCTGTGCAAGAGCTTGCAGAACCAGAACCAGACGTGGGATCAGTTCATCGACGATAACCTCTCCCCTATACAG TCTGGATGCTGCAAGCCTCCAAGTGCATGCAACTTCACCTACATTAATGGAACTGCATGGACTAAACCTCCTGGCTTTTACTCATCCGATTTGCCAGACTGCAACTCATGGCAAAATGATCCATCCACTCTCTGCTATGACTGCCAATCTTGCAAGGCAGGGGTTCTTGCCAACCTCAAGCATGACTGGAAGAAGATTGCTATCATTAATTTTGTGCTCCTCATCTTCCTAGTCGTCATCTACTTAATAGGATGCTGTGCTTTCAGGAACGACAAGGATGTCTATTGTTAA
- the LOC135606600 gene encoding tetraspanin-7-like isoform X1 → MGLYLHYLVIMTGEEWGRMVRLSNGLIGALNVITLMLSIPILGGGIWLTQRAATDCERFLDVPLVALGVFAFLISLAGCVGAYFRNSCLLWLYLVVMLLLIILLVCFTLFAFVVTNKGASHAVSGRGFPEYRLGDYSHWLQRRVESAKNWRSIRSCLVQGKLCKSLQNQNQTWDQFIDDNLSPIQSGCCKPPSACNFTYINGTAWTKPPGFYSSDLPDCNSWQNDPSTLCYDCQSCKAGVLANLKHDWKKIAIINFVLLIFLVVIYLIGCCAFRNDKDVYC, encoded by the exons ATGGGCTTATATCTCCATTATTTGGTAATTATGACAGGGGAAGAATG GGGAAGGATGGTGCGGTTGAGCAACGGCCTCATCGGGGCGCTTAACGTCATCACGCTGATGCTGTCAATCCCCATCCTCGGCGGTGGCATTTGGCTGACCCAGCGCGCTGCCACTGACTGCGAGAGGTTCCTGGACGTGCCCCTCGTCGCGCTCGGCGTCTTCGCCTTCCTCATCTCCCTCGCGGGCTGCGTCGGCGCCTACTTCCGCAACTCCTGCCTCTTATGGCTCTACCTCGTCGTCATGCTCCTCCTCATCATCCTCCTCGTCTGCTTCACCCTCTTCGCCTTCGTCGTCACCAACAAGGGCGCCAGCCACGCCGTCTCCGGCCGCGGGTTCCCGGAGTACCGCCTCGGCGACTACTCCCATTGGCTCCAGAGGAGGGTGGAGAGCGCCAAGAACTGGAGGAGCATCAGGAGCTGCTTGGTGCAGGGCAAGCTGTGCAAGAGCTTGCAGAACCAGAACCAGACGTGGGATCAGTTCATCGACGATAACCTCTCCCCTATACAG TCTGGATGCTGCAAGCCTCCAAGTGCATGCAACTTCACCTACATTAATGGAACTGCATGGACTAAACCTCCTGGCTTTTACTCATCCGATTTGCCAGACTGCAACTCATGGCAAAATGATCCATCCACTCTCTGCTATGACTGCCAATCTTGCAAGGCAGGGGTTCTTGCCAACCTCAAGCATGACTGGAAGAAGATTGCTATCATTAATTTTGTGCTCCTCATCTTCCTAGTCGTCATCTACTTAATAGGATGCTGTGCTTTCAGGAACGACAAGGATGTCTATTGTTAA
- the LOC135586630 gene encoding uncharacterized protein LOC135586630 isoform X5, with protein MAAICILMRTSARFLQQVRCLYRFHRGEISANRLGKTNKVFILNHPVVGALVGREADRYLNQSLLFFRAVCTSGGSCDVGGAGPLLEYEKRITSGELVGGDSFQTHFKHCKGSMKSLWSMKRVASWIDISHHKSLGGSLCRRRWLWSRFMPQSTYSPVKGLYLYGGVGTGKTMLMDLFFNQLPSNWRKKRIHFHDFMLNVHSRLQMHKGVADPLEVVAAEISDESILLCLDEFMVTDVADALILNRLFCHLFSNGVVLVSTSNRAPDQLYEGGLQRDLFLPFIETLKERCVIHEISSSTDYRKMGSAENGYYFIGKKYSGLLREKFHQLIGAEKPGPQVVEVVMGRKLQVPLGANGCAYFPFEDLCDRPLGAADYFGLFKKFHTLALEGVPKFGIHNRTAAYR; from the exons ATGG CTGCCATCTGTATTTTGATGAGAACCTCAGCACGGTTTCTTCAACAAGTCCGGTGTTTGTATCGGTTTCACCGAGGAGAGATTTCAGCGAATAGACTGGGGAAAACCAATAAAGTTTTCATTTTGAATCATCCGGTTGTGGGAGCCCTTGTCGGCAGAGAAGCCGATAGATACCTGAACCAAAGTTTGCTTTTCTTCAGGGCTGTGTGTACTAGCGGAG GATCTTGTGATGTTGGCGGAGCAGGCCCTTTGCTGGAGTATGAAAAGAGAATTACATCCGGCGAACTTGTTGGCGGAGACAGCTTCCAG ACACACTTCAAGCACTGCAAAGGCTCTATGAAGAGCTTGTGGAGCATGAAGAGAGTTGCCAGTTGGATAGATATAAGTCATCACAAAAGTCTGGGAG GATCATTATGCAGGAGGAGGTGGCTATGGTCCCGTTTTATGCCTCAGTCTACTTATTCACCAGTTAAAGGGCTGTATCTTTATGGAGGAGTAGGCACTGGAAAAACAATGCTTATGGATTTGTTTTTCAATCAATT GCCATCTAATTGGAGGAAGAAAAGAATACACTTTCATGATTTTATGTTGAATGTACATAGCCGGCTACAG ATGCACAAAGGGGTAGCAGATCCACTTGAAGTTGTTGCAGCAGAGATTTCAGATGAGTCCATTCTACTATGCCTTGATGAATTTATG GTAACTGATGTTGCTGATGCTTTGATATTAAATCGGCTTTTTTGCCATTTGTTCAGCAATGGTGTG GTTCTTGTCTCCACTTCCAATCGTGCTCCAGACCAGCTCTATGAAGGTGGTTTGCAAAGGGACCTATTTTTACCTTTTATTGAAACCTTGAAG gaaaggtgTGTAATTCATGAAATTAGCTCTTCAACGGACTACCGAAAGATGGGTTCT GCAGAGAATGGCTACTATTTTATCGGGAAGAAGTACTCTGGACTTCTAAGAGAGAAGTTTCATCAGTTAATAGGAGCAGAGAAACCTGGCCCGCAAGTTGTTGAAGTTGTAATGGGGCGAAAGTTGCAG GTCCCACTCGGAGCTAATGGATGTGCATATTTTCCTTTTGAGGATCTTTGTGACAGACCTTTGGGGGCAGCAGACTACTTTGGATTGTTCA AGAAGTTCCATACACTTGCGCTTGAAGGAGTTCCCAAGTTTGGGATCCACAACAGAACTGCAGCGTATAG
- the LOC135586630 gene encoding uncharacterized protein LOC135586630 isoform X4, translating into MAAICILMRTSARFLQQVRCLYRFHRGEISANRLGKTNKVFILNHPVVGALVGREADRYLNQSLLFFRAVCTSGGSCDVGGAGPLLEYEKRITSGELVGGDSFQTHFKHCKGSMKSLWSMKRVASWIDISHHKSLGGSLCRRRWLWSRFMPQSTYSPVKGLYLYGGVGTGKTMLMDLFFNQLPSNWRKKRIHFHDFMLNVHSRLQMHKGVADPLEVVAAEISDESILLCLDEFMVTDVADALILNRLFCHLFSNGVVLVSTSNRAPDQLYEGGLQRDLFLPFIETLKERCVIHEISSSTDYRKMGSAENGYYFIGKKYSGLLREKFHQLIGAEKPGPQVVEVVMGRKLQVPLGANGCAYFPFEDLCDRPLGAADYFGLFSELAPLLFCINYMQFVVYLGITLIIVLENILFPIACFDFFQNYCAEKFHTLALEGVPKFGIHNRTAAYR; encoded by the exons ATGG CTGCCATCTGTATTTTGATGAGAACCTCAGCACGGTTTCTTCAACAAGTCCGGTGTTTGTATCGGTTTCACCGAGGAGAGATTTCAGCGAATAGACTGGGGAAAACCAATAAAGTTTTCATTTTGAATCATCCGGTTGTGGGAGCCCTTGTCGGCAGAGAAGCCGATAGATACCTGAACCAAAGTTTGCTTTTCTTCAGGGCTGTGTGTACTAGCGGAG GATCTTGTGATGTTGGCGGAGCAGGCCCTTTGCTGGAGTATGAAAAGAGAATTACATCCGGCGAACTTGTTGGCGGAGACAGCTTCCAG ACACACTTCAAGCACTGCAAAGGCTCTATGAAGAGCTTGTGGAGCATGAAGAGAGTTGCCAGTTGGATAGATATAAGTCATCACAAAAGTCTGGGAG GATCATTATGCAGGAGGAGGTGGCTATGGTCCCGTTTTATGCCTCAGTCTACTTATTCACCAGTTAAAGGGCTGTATCTTTATGGAGGAGTAGGCACTGGAAAAACAATGCTTATGGATTTGTTTTTCAATCAATT GCCATCTAATTGGAGGAAGAAAAGAATACACTTTCATGATTTTATGTTGAATGTACATAGCCGGCTACAG ATGCACAAAGGGGTAGCAGATCCACTTGAAGTTGTTGCAGCAGAGATTTCAGATGAGTCCATTCTACTATGCCTTGATGAATTTATG GTAACTGATGTTGCTGATGCTTTGATATTAAATCGGCTTTTTTGCCATTTGTTCAGCAATGGTGTG GTTCTTGTCTCCACTTCCAATCGTGCTCCAGACCAGCTCTATGAAGGTGGTTTGCAAAGGGACCTATTTTTACCTTTTATTGAAACCTTGAAG gaaaggtgTGTAATTCATGAAATTAGCTCTTCAACGGACTACCGAAAGATGGGTTCT GCAGAGAATGGCTACTATTTTATCGGGAAGAAGTACTCTGGACTTCTAAGAGAGAAGTTTCATCAGTTAATAGGAGCAGAGAAACCTGGCCCGCAAGTTGTTGAAGTTGTAATGGGGCGAAAGTTGCAG GTCCCACTCGGAGCTAATGGATGTGCATATTTTCCTTTTGAGGATCTTTGTGACAGACCTTTGGGGGCAGCAGACTACTTTGGATTGTTCAGTGAGCTAGCTCCACTCCTCTTCTGCATCAATTACATGCAATTTGTAGTATACTTGGGCATAACACTCATTATTGTGCTGGAAAACATACTGTTTCCTATAGCCTGCTttgatttttttcaaaattattgtGCAGAGAAGTTCCATACACTTGCGCTTGAAGGAGTTCCCAAGTTTGGGATCCACAACAGAACTGCAGCGTATAG